From a region of the Agromyces ramosus genome:
- a CDS encoding DUF6841 family protein, which produces MGIEEERLAEFFDAYAAALRDFDAEATARLWGLPGMVVTDDFAGALESRADMAAGLSSSYPVYRRLGLESAVPEIRAASALTDRISTVRVRWSYLDANDELIVKTDYEYLVRDDADGLHVYLAVGIDESQALQRAAAARGIQL; this is translated from the coding sequence GTGGGCATCGAGGAGGAACGGCTCGCCGAGTTCTTCGACGCGTACGCCGCGGCGCTCCGCGACTTCGACGCCGAGGCGACCGCACGGCTGTGGGGCCTGCCCGGCATGGTCGTCACCGACGACTTCGCGGGCGCGCTCGAGAGCCGCGCCGACATGGCCGCCGGGCTCTCGTCGTCGTATCCGGTCTACCGTCGCCTCGGGCTCGAGTCGGCGGTGCCCGAGATCCGCGCTGCGAGCGCCCTCACCGACCGCATCAGCACGGTGCGCGTGCGCTGGAGCTACCTCGACGCGAACGACGAGCTCATCGTGAAGACCGACTACGAGTACCTCGTGCGCGACGACGCCGACGGGCTCCACGTCTACCTCGCCGTCGGCATCGACGAATCCCAGGCGCTCCAGCGTGCGGCGGCCGCGCGCGGCATCCAGCTCTGA
- a CDS encoding MazG family protein, with the protein MGDVETHTHEGLTELVAMVARLRAPGGCPWDADQTHESLVQYLVEESWELIDAIESGNREEMIEELGDVLYQVLFHADLAAHTPGEDFDIDDVARHMTAKMVSRHPHVFGDREAETAADVVAFWDDLKASEKPHRTSVLDGIPRGMPALALAQKVLGKAEKVGVTDASVTDAPMPDASVPGSPATEDELGRVLLALVASARSQGLDAERALRSAVRGLEDEVRATERDAVGAGD; encoded by the coding sequence ATGGGCGACGTCGAGACGCACACGCATGAGGGCCTCACCGAACTGGTCGCAATGGTCGCGCGGCTCCGGGCGCCGGGCGGATGCCCGTGGGACGCCGACCAGACCCACGAGAGCCTCGTGCAGTACCTCGTCGAGGAGAGCTGGGAGCTCATCGACGCGATCGAGTCCGGCAACCGCGAAGAGATGATCGAGGAGCTCGGCGACGTGCTCTACCAGGTGCTCTTCCACGCCGACCTCGCCGCGCACACCCCCGGCGAGGACTTCGACATCGACGATGTCGCCCGGCACATGACGGCGAAGATGGTGTCGCGGCATCCGCATGTCTTCGGCGATCGCGAGGCGGAGACGGCCGCCGACGTCGTCGCCTTCTGGGACGACCTCAAGGCGAGCGAGAAGCCGCATCGCACGAGCGTGCTCGATGGCATCCCGCGCGGCATGCCCGCCCTCGCGCTCGCGCAGAAGGTGCTCGGCAAGGCCGAGAAGGTGGGGGTGACGGATGCCTCGGTGACGGATGCCCCCATGCCGGATGCCTCGGTGCCGGGCTCGCCGGCCACGGAAGACGAGCTCGGACGCGTGCTGCTCGCGCTCGTGGCATCCGCTCGCTCGCAGGGACTCGACGCCGAACGGGCCCTCCGCTCCGCGGTGCGCGGACTCGAAGACGAGGTGCGCGCCACCGAGCGCGACGCGGTGGGCGCCGGCGACTGA
- the nhaA gene encoding Na+/H+ antiporter NhaA, translating into MNFLRSERWSATFLLIAAVLGLAVANLPFGASLLDFKNEHLDLPWLGIDLSAGHWVSDGLLAIFFFIVAVELKRELVIGELNSVSKAMLPAIAAVGGVVVPALIFLAFTSGTPTIDGWPIPTATDIAFALGVLAVFGRWIPTRVRVFLLALAVLDDLVAILIIAFFFTNDADLAALGFAGVAIALFGAVSRLLKPRSGWILARRPQWPVIIVLVVLGVLAWYFVYQSGVHATIAGVALGLVMARRPGGRAVHVLEPYSNGIILPLFAFTAAMVVVPQVRPSELDPAFWGILVGLPVGKIAGILLAGWLGAVVARRRSATHLTSGDLLIVGALGGIGFTVSLLMNELAFAGLPDVVDVGTLAVLLGSGIAIVLSAILVSLRSRWYQRHGGHPGTGGAFSR; encoded by the coding sequence ATGAACTTCCTCCGCTCCGAACGCTGGTCGGCCACGTTCCTCCTCATCGCCGCCGTGCTCGGCCTCGCCGTCGCGAACCTCCCCTTCGGCGCGTCGCTCCTCGACTTCAAGAACGAGCACCTCGACCTGCCGTGGCTCGGGATCGATCTCTCGGCGGGTCATTGGGTCAGCGACGGCCTGCTCGCGATCTTCTTCTTCATCGTCGCCGTCGAGCTGAAGCGCGAACTCGTGATCGGCGAGCTCAACAGCGTCTCGAAGGCGATGCTGCCGGCCATCGCGGCGGTCGGCGGCGTCGTGGTGCCGGCACTGATCTTCCTCGCGTTCACCTCGGGCACGCCCACCATCGACGGCTGGCCCATCCCCACCGCGACCGACATCGCCTTCGCCCTCGGCGTGCTGGCCGTCTTCGGCCGGTGGATCCCCACCCGCGTGCGCGTGTTCCTCCTCGCGCTCGCAGTGCTCGACGACCTCGTCGCGATCCTCATCATCGCGTTCTTCTTCACGAACGACGCCGACCTCGCCGCCCTCGGATTCGCGGGGGTGGCCATCGCGCTGTTCGGCGCGGTCAGTCGGCTCTTGAAGCCGCGTTCCGGATGGATACTCGCGCGTCGCCCGCAGTGGCCCGTCATCATCGTGCTGGTCGTGCTCGGCGTGCTCGCGTGGTACTTCGTGTACCAGTCGGGCGTGCACGCCACCATCGCCGGCGTCGCGCTCGGCCTCGTGATGGCGAGGCGGCCGGGCGGCCGGGCGGTGCACGTGCTCGAACCCTATTCCAACGGCATCATCCTGCCGCTCTTCGCCTTCACCGCGGCGATGGTCGTCGTCCCCCAGGTGCGGCCGAGCGAGCTCGACCCGGCGTTCTGGGGCATCCTCGTCGGGCTGCCGGTCGGCAAGATCGCCGGCATCCTCCTTGCCGGGTGGCTCGGTGCCGTCGTCGCGCGACGCCGCTCCGCCACGCACCTCACCAGCGGCGACCTCCTCATCGTCGGCGCGCTCGGCGGCATCGGGTTCACGGTGTCGCTCCTCATGAACGAGCTCGCCTTCGCCGGGCTTCCCGATGTGGTCGACGTGGGCACCCTCGCCGTGCTCCTCGGCTCGGGCATCGCGATCGTGCTCTCGGCGATTCTCGTGAGCCTGCGGTCCCGGTGGTACCAGCGCCACGGCGGTCACCCGGGCACCGGTGGGGCGTTCAGTCGGTGA
- the mfd gene encoding transcription-repair coupling factor produces MNLQGLLTALARASTVDGALAEALRNADFSAPAGLDAPLLAGLLQRRADAGLSPALLVITATSREGESLRASLGPYLADDAELLEFPAWETLPHERLSPSAETVGRRLHALRRMHEWAEAGSRHPLVVVASVRAALQPLADNLAELASVELVAGGRGYDLAELAVRLVDLAYARVDMVARRGEFAVRGGILDVFPPNADHPVRVEFFGDEIEELRAFSVADQRSLPEPVERVTLAPSRELLLTAPVRQRAREMVHEFPSLSALLEKVAEGIPVEGMESLAPALLDRLVPLTHYVPEGAAVAVLGPERVAGRAVSLGETNREFLGAAWSAATAGAEAPIDLAAGDFLTVRELRDAALFSAPGEPDPRRVWWNFSTFDIGDATEVVAAAGGEAARAAEAAATSVAAAATTIRLAANAMPSFQGNVAGAVDHAAERLRDGWSLVVASAGHGLVERARDVLSEAGLAARLVDDVPTELEPGVAYLVQADAARGYEVPEVKLGLISEAEFYGRAAGYDARQGKKLASRRRNVVDPLQLKAGDFVVHQTHGIGRFVEMVQREVATGSRPKGPSRTAGIAQAPTAVREYLVIEYAPSKRGQAGDRLFVPTDQLDLLSRYVGGEAPSLSKMGGSDWAQAKGRARRAVRDIAVELVKLYSARMASKGHAFGPDTPWQRELEEAFPFVETPDQVQTIDEVKADMERSIPMDRLLAGDVGFGKTEVAVRAAFKAIQDGKQVAMLVPTTLLVRQHVETFIERFAGFPVHVRALSRSQSDKEVRETVAGLADGTVDMVIGTHRILTEQIRFKDVGLLIIDEEQRFGVEHKDALKKLKTNVDILAMSATPIPRTLEMAVTGIREMSTLATPPEDRHPILTFVGPYSEQQVAAAIRREMLREGQIFFVHNRVSSINRVAAQLAELVPEARIAVAHGQLNEHVLEQIVGDFWERKYDVLVSTTIIETGLDITNANTIIIDRADKYGLSQLHQLRGRVGRGRDRAYAYFLYDPAKPLSETAHDRLSTIAANNELGSGIQVALKDLEIRGAGNLLGAEQAGHIAGVGFDLYLRMIGEAVSAFRGDVAEGQTELRLELPVDAHIPEDYVDSERLRLEAYQKLSAASGPAAKEGQIDEVLEELVDRYGAPPEQVQHLIAISRLRREAQRAGLSDVIATGSKLRIAPAKIPDSRRVRLERMYPGAKHFAQNDVIIVPFPVVGGELPGDADLIDWASRLITAIFPVPEAQATDAAVPPSTPVAAAE; encoded by the coding sequence GTGAATCTCCAGGGCTTGCTCACGGCGCTCGCGCGCGCCTCCACCGTCGACGGTGCGCTCGCCGAAGCCCTGCGCAATGCCGATTTCTCGGCACCGGCCGGCCTCGATGCGCCGCTGCTCGCCGGCCTTCTGCAACGTCGCGCCGACGCCGGGCTTTCGCCGGCGCTCCTCGTCATCACCGCCACGAGTCGCGAGGGCGAGTCCTTGCGCGCCTCGCTGGGGCCGTACCTCGCCGACGACGCCGAGCTCCTCGAGTTCCCGGCATGGGAGACCCTCCCGCACGAGCGGCTCAGTCCCTCCGCCGAGACCGTCGGGCGGCGCCTGCATGCGCTGCGGCGCATGCACGAGTGGGCCGAGGCGGGCTCGCGGCATCCGCTCGTCGTGGTCGCCTCGGTGCGGGCGGCGCTGCAGCCGCTCGCCGACAACCTGGCCGAGCTCGCGTCGGTCGAGCTCGTCGCCGGCGGTCGCGGCTACGACCTGGCCGAGCTCGCGGTGCGACTCGTCGACCTCGCGTATGCCCGGGTCGACATGGTCGCGCGTCGTGGCGAGTTCGCCGTGCGCGGCGGCATCCTCGACGTCTTCCCGCCGAACGCCGACCACCCCGTGCGCGTCGAGTTCTTCGGCGACGAGATCGAGGAGCTGCGGGCGTTCTCGGTCGCCGACCAGCGGTCGCTGCCCGAACCCGTCGAGCGGGTCACCCTCGCGCCGAGCCGAGAGCTGCTGCTCACCGCGCCCGTGCGCCAGCGGGCTCGCGAGATGGTGCACGAGTTCCCGAGCCTCTCGGCACTGCTCGAGAAGGTCGCCGAGGGCATCCCGGTCGAGGGCATGGAATCCCTCGCTCCCGCGCTCCTCGACCGGCTGGTGCCGCTCACCCACTACGTTCCCGAGGGTGCCGCCGTCGCCGTGCTCGGCCCCGAGCGCGTCGCCGGCCGCGCCGTGAGCCTCGGTGAGACGAACCGCGAGTTCCTCGGTGCGGCGTGGAGCGCCGCGACGGCGGGCGCCGAGGCGCCCATCGACCTCGCCGCCGGCGACTTCCTCACGGTGCGCGAGCTCCGCGATGCCGCGCTCTTCAGCGCCCCGGGCGAACCCGACCCGCGCCGCGTGTGGTGGAACTTCTCGACCTTCGACATCGGCGACGCGACCGAGGTGGTCGCCGCCGCGGGCGGCGAGGCAGCCAGGGCGGCCGAGGCCGCGGCGACCTCGGTGGCCGCCGCCGCCACCACGATCCGGCTCGCGGCGAACGCGATGCCGAGCTTCCAGGGCAACGTCGCCGGCGCGGTCGACCATGCCGCCGAACGTCTGCGCGACGGGTGGAGCCTCGTCGTGGCATCCGCCGGTCACGGCCTCGTCGAGCGGGCACGCGACGTCCTCTCCGAGGCCGGGCTCGCCGCGCGGCTGGTCGACGACGTGCCCACCGAGCTCGAGCCGGGCGTCGCCTACCTCGTGCAGGCCGACGCGGCCCGCGGCTACGAGGTGCCAGAGGTGAAGCTCGGGCTCATCTCCGAGGCCGAATTCTACGGCCGCGCCGCCGGATACGACGCCCGTCAGGGCAAGAAGCTCGCGAGTCGTCGTCGCAACGTCGTCGACCCCCTGCAGTTGAAGGCCGGAGACTTCGTCGTGCACCAGACGCACGGCATCGGCCGCTTCGTCGAGATGGTGCAGCGCGAGGTCGCCACCGGTTCGCGGCCCAAGGGCCCGAGCCGCACGGCGGGCATCGCGCAGGCGCCCACCGCGGTGCGCGAATACCTCGTCATCGAGTACGCGCCGTCGAAGCGCGGCCAGGCGGGCGACCGGCTCTTCGTGCCCACCGACCAGCTCGACCTGCTCTCGCGGTACGTCGGCGGCGAGGCGCCGTCGCTCTCGAAGATGGGCGGCAGCGACTGGGCGCAGGCGAAGGGCCGCGCCCGACGCGCGGTGCGCGACATCGCCGTCGAGCTCGTGAAGCTGTACTCGGCTCGCATGGCCTCGAAGGGGCACGCGTTCGGTCCCGACACCCCGTGGCAGCGCGAGCTCGAAGAGGCGTTCCCGTTCGTCGAGACGCCCGACCAGGTGCAGACCATCGACGAGGTGAAGGCCGACATGGAGCGGTCGATCCCCATGGATCGCCTGCTCGCCGGCGACGTCGGCTTCGGCAAGACCGAGGTCGCCGTGCGGGCCGCGTTCAAGGCCATCCAAGACGGCAAGCAGGTCGCGATGCTCGTGCCCACGACCCTGCTCGTTCGCCAGCACGTCGAGACGTTCATCGAGCGGTTCGCCGGATTCCCCGTGCACGTTCGGGCGCTCAGCCGCTCCCAGAGCGACAAAGAGGTGCGTGAGACCGTGGCGGGCCTCGCCGACGGCACGGTCGACATGGTCATCGGCACGCACCGCATCCTCACCGAGCAGATCCGGTTCAAAGACGTCGGGCTCCTCATCATCGACGAAGAGCAGCGCTTCGGCGTCGAGCACAAAGATGCGCTGAAGAAGCTGAAGACGAACGTCGACATCCTCGCGATGAGCGCGACGCCCATTCCTCGCACGCTCGAGATGGCGGTCACCGGCATCCGCGAGATGTCGACCCTCGCGACGCCGCCCGAAGACCGGCATCCGATCCTCACCTTCGTGGGCCCCTACTCCGAGCAGCAGGTCGCGGCTGCCATTCGCCGCGAGATGCTGCGCGAGGGGCAGATCTTCTTCGTGCACAATCGCGTCTCGTCGATCAACCGCGTCGCCGCACAGCTCGCCGAGCTCGTGCCCGAGGCGCGCATCGCGGTCGCGCACGGCCAGCTCAACGAGCACGTGCTCGAGCAGATCGTCGGCGACTTCTGGGAGCGCAAGTACGACGTGCTCGTCTCGACGACGATCATCGAGACCGGCCTCGACATCACGAACGCGAACACGATCATCATCGACCGCGCCGACAAGTACGGCCTCAGCCAGCTGCACCAGTTGCGCGGCCGAGTGGGCCGCGGTCGCGACCGCGCCTACGCCTACTTCCTCTACGACCCGGCGAAGCCGCTCTCCGAGACGGCGCACGACCGGCTCTCGACCATCGCCGCGAACAACGAGCTCGGCAGCGGCATCCAGGTGGCGCTGAAAGACCTCGAGATCCGCGGCGCCGGCAACCTCCTCGGCGCCGAACAGGCCGGGCACATCGCGGGCGTCGGCTTCGACCTGTACCTGCGCATGATCGGCGAAGCCGTCTCGGCGTTCCGCGGCGACGTCGCCGAGGGCCAGACCGAGCTGCGGCTCGAGCTGCCGGTCGACGCGCACATCCCCGAAGACTACGTCGACAGCGAGCGACTGCGCCTCGAGGCGTACCAGAAGCTCTCGGCCGCGAGCGGGCCGGCCGCGAAGGAGGGGCAGATCGACGAGGTGCTCGAAGAGCTGGTCGACCGATACGGCGCACCGCCCGAGCAGGTGCAGCACCTCATCGCGATCTCGAGGCTCCGTCGCGAGGCGCAGCGCGCGGGCCTCTCCGACGTCATCGCGACCGGGTCGAAGCTCCGAATCGCCCCGGCGAAGATCCCCGATTCCCGCCGGGTGCGGCTCGAGCGCATGTATCCGGGCGCGAAGCACTTCGCCCAGAACGACGTCATCATCGTGCCGTTCCCCGTCGTCGGCGGCGAGCTGCCGGGCGACGCCGACCTCATCGACTGGGCATCGCGGCTCATCACGGCGATCTTCCCGGTTCCCGAAGCGCAGGCGACCGATGCCGCGGTGCCGCCGTCGACGCCGGTGGCGGCCGCCGAATAG
- the pth gene encoding aminoacyl-tRNA hydrolase: MGFLDLFRPRRKDDTVAENTWLVVGLGNPGAQYAGNRHNVGQMVADELAARLGATFKSHKTPSRVAEGFLRPGGPKLVVAKPNSYMNTSGGPVSALLKFYSLPVDRLIVVHDELDVPFDTVRLKQGGGHGGHNGIRDISKATDAGPFTRVRVGIGRPPGRQDAADFVLKDFSGTERQALPNLISDAADAVEAVASDGLVAAQQRFHSPA, from the coding sequence GTGGGTTTCCTCGACCTGTTCCGCCCCCGCCGGAAGGACGACACCGTGGCCGAGAACACCTGGCTCGTGGTCGGACTCGGCAACCCCGGTGCGCAGTACGCCGGCAACCGGCACAACGTCGGCCAGATGGTCGCCGACGAGCTGGCAGCCCGCCTCGGCGCGACCTTCAAGAGCCACAAGACGCCGTCGCGCGTCGCTGAGGGCTTCCTCCGCCCCGGCGGACCGAAGCTCGTGGTGGCGAAGCCCAACAGCTACATGAACACCTCGGGCGGCCCGGTGTCGGCGCTCCTGAAGTTCTACTCGCTGCCGGTCGACCGGCTCATCGTCGTGCACGACGAGCTCGACGTCCCCTTCGACACGGTGCGCCTGAAGCAGGGCGGCGGCCACGGCGGTCACAACGGCATCCGCGACATCTCGAAGGCGACCGATGCCGGGCCCTTCACGCGCGTGCGGGTCGGCATCGGGCGTCCGCCCGGCCGTCAGGACGCCGCCGACTTCGTGCTGAAGGACTTCTCGGGCACCGAGCGGCAGGCGCTGCCGAACCTCATCTCGGATGCCGCCGACGCCGTCGAGGCGGTCGCGAGCGACGGGCTCGTCGCGGCGCAGCAGCGGTTCCACTCGCCCGCCTGA